GCATCCAAGGTTCTGCTCCCGGCGAATAATTGTCGGCAATTTGATGCAGAGCAGTTGCGCTTCGTTTGCTATAATCTCCCCGTTCTCATTAAGTAATCATAAGCTATTACGCCGCAGTGATTAATGACGTACGATGAATCACAGCTCATAGCCGACAGCCAGCGCGGCGACGTCCGCGCCTTCAACGTGCTGGTCGAGCACTATCAGGTGCGATTGTACAATCTGTGCTATCGCATGCTCGGCGATCCCGACGCGGCGGCGGATGTTACACAGGATGCGTTTTTGTCGGCATTCCGTAACATTCGGCGCTACCGGGGCGGGTCGTTTACCGCATGGCTGATGCGGATCGCCACCAATGGCTGCTACGACCAGCTTCGGGCACGTCAGCGCCGCCCGACCACCTCGATCGATGCCTTCTTGGACGACGAGGATCACGCGCCACGGCAGTTCGAGGATCGGGGGGAGACGCCCGACGAGCGCTCTCTGCGTAACGAGCTTGCCGGAGAAATTCAGCGCAGCCTCGATACGCTCGATTCCGATCAGCGCCTGGCGATCGTCCTGAGCGATATCCAGGGCTTCAGCTATGACGAGATCAGCGCCGTTACCGGCTGGCCGCTGGGGACGGTAAAATCTCGGTTAAGCCGGGGCCGGGCACAGTTGCGAAATGTGCTGCGTCAGGGGGAACTTTTACCGGCTCGTTACCGTCAGAGTCCTGAGTAGGATCGATCCTGCTCAAGCAACCTGGCAATCCGTCGCGGCTAATCGTCTATTGAGTAACCAATGTGTTTGTAGATGGAACAATTGTCACACAACCATCCTGACAATACCAGCGAACTCCTGTCCGCGTATATCGACAACGCGGTCGATGCCGTAGAGCGTCGGCAGGTTGAGCGATATATCCAGACGTGTCCCGCGTGTACGCAAGAGCTTCAGGAACTTCGCATGTTCCGTGCGCTGCTGCGCGACCTGCCAATGGTGCAGCCGCGCCGCTCCTTCACCCTCGATCCGGCTGCTGTAGCTCCTCGGCGCTTGCTCTTCCCGACGCTGCGCTGGGCCACGCTGGTTGCAACCGCGCTCTTCCTTGTGGTCGTGGGTGTGGATGTGCTGCGCGTTGGCAGGCCGAACGCTGGCATGAGCTTCTCCGCTGCCGCCTCGCCCCCTGCACAGGAATCCGCGCCGTTTGCCG
The DNA window shown above is from Herpetosiphonaceae bacterium and carries:
- a CDS encoding sigma-70 family RNA polymerase sigma factor translates to MTYDESQLIADSQRGDVRAFNVLVEHYQVRLYNLCYRMLGDPDAAADVTQDAFLSAFRNIRRYRGGSFTAWLMRIATNGCYDQLRARQRRPTTSIDAFLDDEDHAPRQFEDRGETPDERSLRNELAGEIQRSLDTLDSDQRLAIVLSDIQGFSYDEISAVTGWPLGTVKSRLSRGRAQLRNVLRQGELLPARYRQSPE